One window from the genome of Dolosigranulum savutiense encodes:
- a CDS encoding AAA family ATPase, with protein MRIENLTFSYDEQLIFDRLNMTVEKNRLNVIVGPNGAGKSTLLDIITATDNRSYLVDRPEFSDIMYQTQGVPLLSSLTGEDVIDFLLNIALSKKEAAKKKEFVLKWPVIQKISGRKIGAMSGGERKLLITFCLCEINRLLYVFDEPTSGVDPHYTREMLHRFEVLAQDHTVIMSTHDIDSLRDIDCWIHFLAHQRIVFSGTYDDFISLSTNSSYADIFEKISES; from the coding sequence ATGAGAATAGAGAATTTGACTTTTTCGTATGATGAGCAACTCATATTTGATCGACTGAATATGACGGTAGAAAAGAATCGATTGAATGTGATTGTTGGACCGAATGGCGCTGGGAAATCGACATTGTTAGATATTATCACAGCGACTGATAATCGGTCTTATTTAGTTGATCGACCAGAATTTTCAGATATTATGTATCAAACGCAAGGCGTCCCATTGCTGAGTTCTCTGACAGGAGAAGATGTTATTGATTTCCTCCTGAATATTGCGCTATCTAAGAAAGAAGCTGCAAAGAAGAAAGAATTCGTCTTAAAGTGGCCAGTGATTCAAAAAATATCTGGTAGAAAAATTGGAGCTATGTCAGGAGGAGAGCGAAAGCTACTTATTACATTTTGTCTGTGTGAAATTAATCGCCTGCTTTATGTATTTGACGAGCCAACAAGTGGCGTTGATCCGCATTATACAAGAGAGATGCTTCATCGGTTCGAAGTGCTGGCTCAGGATCATACGGTCATTATGTCAACTCATGATATCGATTCACTGCGAGATATTGACTGCTGGATTCATTTTTTAGCGCATCAACGTATTGTGTTCTCGGGTACATATGATGACTTTATATCGCTGAGTACTAATAGTAGTTATGCAGACATATTTGAGAAAATTTCTGAGTCTTAA
- a CDS encoding metal ABC transporter permease codes for MNLLLNIMIVAMITSIACSLPGVFLVLRGTTMVSDAVTHTVLLGIVIAFFIVQDLSSPFLLIGATAVGLVTVWLIEALNRTKLLSLDASIGVVFPFLFSIAIILINLYASHVHLDVDIVLTGEIGFTPFHRLILWGQDLGPQAFWKMLIIAGIDLGIITLFYKELKVTSFDPEYAQTIGINPTVFHYLLMSMVSLTAVAAFEVAGSVLVVGFMVGPALAGYLLFNDLKRILLSSAVISVINSIIGVYLAYQLDTTFNGMIAVVTGLTTLLIILFSPRKGILTSN; via the coding sequence ATGAACTTACTGTTAAACATTATGATTGTAGCGATGATAACCTCTATCGCTTGTAGTTTACCCGGTGTCTTTTTAGTCCTTCGAGGCACAACAATGGTCAGTGATGCCGTCACCCATACCGTATTACTAGGAATTGTTATTGCCTTTTTCATTGTTCAAGACTTAAGTTCCCCCTTCTTATTAATCGGTGCTACTGCTGTCGGTTTAGTCACAGTCTGGTTAATCGAAGCATTGAACCGTACAAAGTTATTATCCTTAGATGCTTCTATTGGGGTGGTCTTTCCTTTCTTATTCAGTATTGCGATTATCTTAATTAACTTATATGCAAGTCATGTCCATCTTGATGTCGATATTGTCCTAACAGGTGAGATTGGTTTTACCCCCTTCCACCGTCTCATATTATGGGGACAAGATCTTGGGCCACAAGCTTTTTGGAAAATGCTTATCATTGCGGGTATCGACTTAGGCATTATTACACTCTTCTATAAAGAATTAAAGGTCACCAGTTTTGATCCAGAATATGCTCAGACAATTGGGATCAACCCTACTGTATTTCACTATTTATTGATGAGTATGGTGAGTTTAACGGCTGTTGCTGCTTTTGAAGTAGCTGGAAGTGTCTTAGTAGTTGGCTTCATGGTGGGGCCGGCCTTAGCTGGTTATTTATTATTTAATGACTTGAAGCGTATCTTATTAAGCAGTGCTGTTATCTCTGTTATTAATAGTATCATAGGCGTCTACTTGGCTTATCAATTGGACACGACTTTTAACGGGATGATTGCCGTAGTAACAGGCCTAACAACTTTGCTCATTATCTTATTCTCCCCGAGGAAAGGGATACTAACATCGAATTAA
- a CDS encoding metal ABC transporter permease, translated as MIENIHHLLGDHTFQIVALGTGLLGLVSGVVGTYITLRKESLLGDALSHAALPGIGLAFMIMGHKNSLGLLLGASIVGVLATSLIKFIQHKSVVKFDSALSLILTSFFGLGLVLLTYIQRHGNASQAGLSNFIFGQASAMLRSDVRLITVISLLIFAIILLFWQPFKLQIFDPVFARTIYPHPKRIEFMLSAITVLTIMIGLESVGVVLISALLIGPSIAARQWSNQLHIVMILAGLFGTVSAVLGTFVSSMNRNIPTGPTIVIWISLIVLISLLLAPNRGIFARKRRLKKKRQQLLQQAREEQA; from the coding sequence ATGATCGAAAACATCCATCATTTACTGGGTGATCACACCTTTCAAATTGTTGCATTAGGGACAGGATTATTGGGTTTAGTCAGTGGTGTTGTCGGCACATATATTACTCTGCGCAAAGAAAGCTTGCTCGGAGATGCGCTAAGCCATGCTGCCTTACCGGGGATTGGCTTAGCTTTTATGATAATGGGGCACAAAAATTCACTCGGTCTACTGTTAGGAGCGAGTATTGTCGGTGTGCTGGCAACTAGTTTGATCAAATTTATCCAGCATAAATCAGTGGTCAAATTTGATAGTGCCTTATCGCTTATACTCACCTCATTTTTTGGGTTGGGACTCGTCTTACTAACGTATATCCAACGTCATGGGAATGCCAGCCAAGCGGGACTCTCCAATTTTATTTTTGGGCAAGCCAGTGCGATGTTACGCAGCGATGTACGATTAATTACTGTTATTAGTCTGCTTATCTTCGCGATCATTTTATTATTTTGGCAGCCATTTAAGTTACAAATATTTGATCCGGTATTTGCTCGCACGATCTATCCCCACCCTAAGCGAATTGAATTTATGTTGTCTGCTATTACGGTCCTCACCATTATGATTGGACTGGAATCAGTTGGGGTGGTTTTAATTAGTGCCCTTCTAATTGGCCCGTCTATCGCGGCGCGTCAATGGTCGAATCAACTTCATATAGTTATGATCTTAGCGGGACTCTTTGGTACAGTATCTGCTGTTCTAGGCACGTTTGTCAGCTCGATGAATCGTAATATTCCAACGGGGCCCACTATCGTCATCTGGATTAGCCTCATTGTTCTTATTAGCTTACTACTCGCACCGAATCGAGGTATCTTTGCTCGCAAACGACGACTGAAGAAAAAACGACAACAACTGCTTCAACAAGCACGGGAGGAACAAGCATGA
- a CDS encoding metal ABC transporter ATP-binding protein — MNQSKVAIDVTNLTVAYGAEPVLWNVNVQFERGKVTSIIGPNGAGKSTLLKSMLNFLEPLSGTVTFHVNSPNKNSYKHIKKQIAYVPQNRTVDWDFPATVFDIVMMGRYGKAGLLHRTTKKDRQIAKTMLEKVGMADFSDRQISELSGGQKQRVFLARALAEEPEIYILDEPLAGVDVTTEKIIMKILKELAAQNKTLLVVHHDLQTVAEYFDHVVFLNKEVIAYGPVATKFTDENIANTYQKLPDLPNQGTSRKEVSSNDRKHPSFTG, encoded by the coding sequence ATGAATCAGTCGAAGGTAGCCATTGACGTCACGAATTTAACCGTTGCGTATGGCGCAGAACCCGTTTTGTGGAATGTTAATGTGCAGTTTGAACGTGGTAAGGTTACGTCCATTATTGGTCCGAACGGGGCCGGAAAATCAACACTTCTCAAATCAATGTTAAATTTTCTGGAACCGCTCAGCGGAACCGTTACCTTTCATGTTAACTCTCCTAATAAAAACTCATACAAACACATAAAAAAACAAATTGCCTACGTGCCACAAAATCGAACAGTTGACTGGGATTTCCCAGCAACTGTTTTCGACATTGTAATGATGGGACGCTACGGCAAAGCAGGACTCCTGCACCGAACAACAAAAAAAGATCGACAAATTGCCAAAACTATGCTGGAAAAAGTTGGTATGGCTGACTTTAGCGACCGTCAAATTAGCGAACTCTCGGGGGGACAGAAGCAACGTGTTTTCTTGGCACGGGCGTTGGCAGAAGAACCCGAAATTTACATCTTAGATGAGCCATTAGCCGGAGTTGATGTCACCACTGAAAAAATTATTATGAAGATTTTGAAAGAGCTCGCTGCCCAGAATAAAACCTTGCTCGTCGTTCACCATGACTTGCAAACTGTTGCTGAATACTTCGATCATGTTGTCTTCTTGAACAAAGAAGTTATTGCTTACGGACCAGTTGCTACTAAATTTACCGATGAAAACATTGCTAATACGTATCAAAAATTGCCTGATCTACCTAACCAAGGAACCTCACGAAAGGAAGTGTCCTCAAATGATCGAAAACATCCATCATTTACTGGGTGA
- a CDS encoding metal ABC transporter solute-binding protein, Zn/Mn family encodes MKKLLTLASTTLLLAACSQGGGANTADQNADSSDTSEPTTTETTETKDETSQADDTESTGKKEVVATTTQVADLVTQIGGDHVTVTQLMGPGVDPHEYQPSSSDTQALNEAEIVAYNGFHLEQQFTSLFESLDQTNTHVLNMEGALDTSDVLASEEEDDQLEHDPHIWFSIENWKKAADYVADQLSEADPDHADEYSANAENYIQELDELKAYVEGRIEEIPEQSRYLVTAHDAFQYFAEEFGFEVVGVQGLNTNTEAGTGDISDVADLIVENNVKAVFVESSVSSRNIEALIEAAESRGHEISKGGELYSDALGEAADDADTYIGMYKANVDTIVDALK; translated from the coding sequence ATGAAAAAATTACTAACTTTAGCAAGTACAACGCTATTATTAGCAGCATGTTCACAAGGTGGCGGTGCTAATACGGCGGACCAGAACGCTGATTCAAGCGACACAAGTGAGCCAACAACAACCGAGACAACTGAAACCAAGGATGAAACTAGCCAAGCTGACGATACAGAATCTACTGGCAAAAAAGAAGTCGTGGCAACAACCACGCAAGTAGCTGACCTTGTAACACAAATCGGGGGCGACCATGTAACAGTTACTCAATTAATGGGACCAGGTGTTGACCCACATGAATACCAACCATCAAGCTCTGATACACAAGCCTTGAATGAAGCTGAAATTGTTGCTTACAATGGATTCCACCTAGAACAACAATTCACTTCATTATTCGAAAGCTTGGACCAAACAAACACACACGTCCTTAACATGGAAGGCGCTTTAGACACATCAGATGTGCTTGCTTCAGAAGAAGAAGACGATCAATTAGAACACGATCCACACATCTGGTTCAGTATCGAAAACTGGAAAAAAGCTGCTGATTACGTGGCTGACCAATTAAGTGAAGCTGACCCTGATCACGCAGATGAATACTCAGCAAATGCTGAAAACTACATTCAAGAATTAGATGAATTGAAAGCATACGTAGAAGGACGCATTGAAGAAATTCCAGAACAGTCACGTTACTTAGTGACCGCTCACGATGCATTCCAATACTTCGCCGAAGAATTTGGCTTCGAAGTTGTTGGTGTTCAAGGTCTTAACACGAACACAGAAGCTGGAACTGGCGACATCAGTGACGTAGCAGACTTAATCGTTGAAAATAACGTAAAAGCTGTTTTCGTCGAAAGTTCAGTCTCTTCACGAAATATCGAAGCCCTAATTGAAGCCGCTGAATCTCGTGGGCACGAAATTTCTAAAGGTGGCGAACTTTACTCAGATGCATTGGGTGAAGCTGCTGATGATGCAGATACGTACATTGGTATGTACAAAGCAAACGTTGACACCATTGTGGATGCATTAAAATAA
- the mnmE gene encoding tRNA uridine-5-carboxymethylaminomethyl(34) synthesis GTPase MnmE translates to MGMDFDTIAAISTPPGEGGIGIVRISGDEAIEIADKLYRMGKKSLADQATHTIHYGKIVNPKTGDIVDEVMVSVMRAPKTYTREDVVEINSHGGILVVNKVLQVVLNNGARLAEPGEFTKRAFLNGRIDLSQAEAVMDMIRAKTDRAMHVAVDQLDGQMSRLIRNLRQKILNTLAQVEVNIDYPEYDDVEEMTSQLLEDKAREVKADIQKLLETAQQGKILREGLATAIIGRPNVGKSSLLNTLLRQDKAIVTDVAGTTRDVIEEYVNVKGVPLKLIDTAGIRETDDEVEKIGVDRSRQAIQQADLILLVFNQSEKLTAEDEALIEATKGQNRIILLNKTDLDQQLNVDKLSQLIANDPIVSTSMMTQAGMDELQDKIAELFFSGQTGERDATYVSNTRHIALLEEAEDALSEVLNGIALDMPVDLVQIDMRRAWDLLGEITGDSVQDELITKLFSQFCLGK, encoded by the coding sequence ATGGGGATGGATTTTGATACGATTGCCGCAATTTCGACGCCACCTGGTGAGGGTGGGATTGGTATTGTGCGGATTAGTGGTGATGAAGCGATCGAGATTGCCGATAAATTATATAGGATGGGTAAAAAATCATTAGCAGATCAAGCGACGCATACCATTCATTATGGAAAAATTGTTAACCCTAAAACCGGAGATATTGTGGATGAAGTGATGGTGAGTGTGATGCGAGCACCCAAGACTTACACACGTGAAGATGTTGTTGAGATTAATAGTCACGGGGGGATTCTAGTCGTGAATAAAGTCTTGCAAGTTGTCTTAAATAATGGAGCACGATTAGCGGAACCAGGAGAGTTTACAAAACGAGCTTTCTTAAATGGACGAATTGATTTGTCTCAGGCAGAAGCCGTCATGGATATGATTCGGGCCAAGACAGATCGGGCCATGCACGTTGCAGTAGACCAGTTAGATGGACAGATGTCACGATTGATTCGTAATTTGCGACAGAAAATTTTGAACACTTTAGCACAAGTAGAAGTCAACATTGACTACCCTGAATATGATGATGTCGAAGAAATGACGAGCCAACTATTGGAAGATAAAGCTCGGGAAGTGAAAGCTGATATTCAGAAGTTGCTAGAGACTGCCCAACAAGGAAAAATATTACGCGAAGGCTTAGCAACAGCTATTATTGGACGACCCAATGTTGGGAAGTCCAGTCTATTAAATACATTACTGCGACAAGATAAAGCGATTGTAACTGATGTGGCGGGGACAACGCGGGATGTCATTGAGGAATATGTTAATGTAAAAGGTGTGCCACTTAAGTTAATTGATACTGCGGGGATTCGTGAAACGGATGATGAGGTGGAGAAAATCGGGGTTGATCGTTCACGTCAAGCGATTCAACAAGCCGACTTAATTCTACTCGTCTTCAATCAAAGTGAAAAATTAACGGCTGAGGATGAAGCATTGATTGAGGCCACAAAGGGTCAGAATCGGATAATTTTGCTGAATAAGACGGATCTAGATCAACAACTGAATGTAGATAAACTGAGTCAGTTGATAGCTAATGATCCGATAGTAAGTACATCAATGATGACACAGGCGGGAATGGATGAATTACAAGATAAAATTGCGGAGTTATTCTTCTCGGGACAGACAGGGGAGCGTGATGCCACTTATGTATCTAATACGCGTCATATCGCTCTTCTAGAAGAAGCAGAAGATGCTCTAAGCGAAGTGTTGAACGGCATTGCGCTTGATATGCCAGTTGATCTCGTTCAGATTGATATGAGACGAGCTTGGGATTTGTTAGGTGAAATTACGGGCGATAGTGTTCAAGATGAGCTGATTACAAAATTATTCAGCCAATTCTGCTTAGGGAAGTAA
- the mnmG gene encoding tRNA uridine-5-carboxymethylaminomethyl(34) synthesis enzyme MnmG, with protein MQTYNGGNYDVIVVGAGHAGSEAALASARLGKKTLLITINLDMVAHMPCNPSLGGPAKGIVVREIDALGGEMARNIDKTYIQMRMLNTAKGPAVRALRAQADKHQYSNEMKLTIERQENLDLKQGIAEELIVEQNVVKGIITNTGATYYAPAVVLTAGTSSRGQIIIGELKYSSGPNNTQASVKLSENLLDLGFELERFKTGTPPRINKRTINYEVTEIQPGDTQPNHFSFETADDDYLEEQTPCYLTYTNQASHDLIRENLERAPMFTGIVEGVGARYCPSIEDKVVRFSDKPRHQIFLEPEGLQTDEIYVQGLSSSLPEDVQLGVLRTIEGLEQAEMMRTGYAIEYDVITPHQLQPSLETKLIQGLYTAGQMNGTSGYEEAAGQGLVAGINAARKLDNLEPIVMKRDESYIAVMIDDLVTKGTNEPYRLLTSRAEYRLLLRHDNADFRLTELGHEIGLVSDERLEVFRQKQARVQSELERLRNVTLTPADNEVLEALGTSPLKDGRTAYELLKRPEIDYDELLENIPPQEPLTRYEKEQVAIYIKYEGYIEKAYRKAEKIKKMEAKKIPEAIDYTQINGIATEAIEKLDKIRPQTIAQASRISGVNPSDISILSVYIEQGKIDKID; from the coding sequence ATGCAGACATACAATGGAGGAAATTATGATGTTATTGTGGTCGGAGCAGGACATGCTGGTAGTGAAGCCGCCTTAGCATCAGCTCGACTAGGTAAAAAAACATTACTGATAACTATTAATCTCGATATGGTTGCACATATGCCATGCAATCCGTCGCTAGGTGGCCCAGCAAAAGGAATTGTTGTACGCGAGATTGATGCATTAGGTGGTGAGATGGCTCGTAATATTGACAAGACGTATATCCAAATGCGCATGCTTAATACGGCAAAAGGGCCTGCTGTTCGTGCTTTGCGTGCACAAGCGGATAAACATCAATATTCCAATGAAATGAAATTGACAATCGAACGTCAAGAAAACTTGGATTTAAAACAAGGAATCGCTGAAGAACTTATTGTTGAACAGAATGTGGTAAAAGGGATTATTACCAACACCGGTGCAACATATTATGCACCAGCTGTTGTTTTAACTGCGGGGACGAGTTCGCGCGGACAAATTATTATAGGTGAATTAAAATATTCTTCTGGGCCTAACAATACGCAGGCATCTGTTAAGCTATCCGAGAATTTATTGGACTTAGGATTTGAGCTGGAACGCTTTAAAACAGGAACACCGCCGCGAATTAATAAGCGGACAATTAATTATGAGGTAACTGAAATTCAGCCCGGTGATACGCAACCTAACCATTTCAGTTTTGAAACAGCTGATGACGATTACTTAGAGGAGCAAACACCGTGTTACTTAACGTATACCAATCAAGCTTCTCATGACTTAATTCGAGAAAACTTAGAGCGAGCACCGATGTTTACTGGGATTGTTGAAGGGGTTGGTGCGCGCTATTGTCCATCGATTGAAGATAAAGTAGTTCGTTTCTCAGATAAGCCACGACATCAAATTTTTCTAGAACCAGAAGGCTTGCAGACAGATGAAATCTACGTCCAAGGTTTGTCATCGTCACTGCCGGAAGATGTTCAATTAGGAGTGTTGCGCACGATTGAAGGGTTAGAACAGGCGGAGATGATGCGGACGGGTTATGCGATTGAGTACGATGTAATTACGCCCCACCAATTACAACCATCTTTGGAGACTAAGTTAATTCAGGGCTTGTACACCGCGGGGCAGATGAACGGAACAAGTGGATATGAAGAAGCAGCGGGCCAAGGACTAGTCGCGGGTATCAATGCGGCTCGTAAGCTAGATAACTTGGAACCTATTGTGATGAAACGTGATGAGAGTTATATTGCGGTGATGATCGATGATTTGGTAACGAAAGGAACGAATGAGCCTTACCGTCTATTGACATCGCGAGCAGAATATCGCTTATTACTAAGACATGATAATGCAGATTTTCGCTTGACTGAGTTGGGCCATGAGATTGGACTCGTCTCTGATGAACGTTTGGAAGTTTTTCGTCAAAAACAAGCCCGCGTACAATCGGAATTAGAGCGATTAAGAAACGTGACATTGACGCCGGCGGATAATGAGGTGCTGGAAGCACTTGGGACATCACCGTTGAAGGATGGGCGTACCGCTTATGAGCTCTTGAAGCGACCAGAAATAGATTATGATGAACTATTGGAGAACATCCCACCCCAAGAACCCCTTACTCGTTATGAAAAAGAACAAGTAGCCATCTATATCAAATATGAAGGTTATATCGAGAAGGCATACCGCAAAGCGGAAAAAATCAAAAAAATGGAAGCTAAGAAAATTCCAGAAGCGATTGATTATACCCAAATCAACGGCATTGCTACCGAAGCGATTGAAAAATTAGATAAAATTCGACCACAAACGATTGCTCAAGCCAGTCGAATTAGTGGGGTTAATCCATCAGACATCTCAATTTTAAGTGTATATATTGAACAAGGAAAAATTGATAAAATAGACTAA
- a CDS encoding PepSY domain-containing protein, producing the protein MNKLAKFALVSGSALVLAACGNNNQQPQQQQQPQQQQTAQQNQGNQQQQQPQQQQQNQQNDQNNQQNNNQGSGMNQTQQTTGQQGQGLETMTFNLSLEQAVETFMNNAGQGTLINEIKLEMENGIYVYQINGYNGNQEIETDIDANTGDIVKHETDTDDDIDQQVIELANIITPQEAMDKALQNAGTGFVKEWELDLENGRTVYKVDLEGGAMDQRIDAVSGDIL; encoded by the coding sequence ATGAATAAATTAGCAAAATTTGCACTCGTTTCTGGATCAGCACTTGTATTAGCAGCATGTGGTAATAATAACCAACAACCACAGCAACAGCAACAACCTCAACAACAACAAACTGCTCAACAAAACCAAGGAAACCAACAGCAGCAACAACCTCAACAGCAACAACAAAACCAACAGAATGACCAAAATAACCAACAAAATAACAACCAAGGTTCAGGTATGAACCAAACACAACAAACAACTGGTCAACAAGGTCAAGGACTTGAAACAATGACATTCAACCTTTCATTGGAACAAGCCGTAGAAACATTTATGAACAACGCTGGCCAAGGTACTTTAATTAACGAAATTAAATTAGAAATGGAAAACGGCATTTACGTTTACCAAATTAACGGATACAACGGTAACCAAGAAATTGAAACTGACATCGATGCTAACACAGGTGACATCGTAAAACATGAAACGGATACAGATGATGACATCGACCAACAAGTGATTGAATTAGCGAACATCATTACCCCACAAGAAGCTATGGATAAAGCTCTTCAAAATGCAGGAACTGGTTTCGTTAAAGAATGGGAACTTGACTTAGAAAACGGCCGTACGGTTTACAAAGTCGACCTTGAAGGTGGCGCAATGGATCAACGCATTGATGCCGTATCTGGAGATATTTTATAA
- a CDS encoding Crp/Fnr family transcriptional regulator — MSHEYCVELVPIFNHLPKESMALISKVAQHRTYKKDDYLFRADESGEALYIVHSGEVRLFHLTHEGDEQLLRVLYPGDFTGEWSLFNTVQNDETFAQVTMDSEICVIPVDKFQEMLLDYPQVALKLLEEMSRRLSQSQEQTIHIANRPIAKRLAWYLTSEIGPDRSTAKVHLPLSRKDLATYLGTTPESITRAFKQLEERGLIDQLSSDVIVVPVVDELRFYI; from the coding sequence ATGAGTCATGAGTATTGTGTAGAATTGGTCCCTATTTTTAATCATTTACCAAAAGAATCAATGGCATTAATTTCAAAGGTCGCACAACATAGAACGTATAAAAAAGATGATTATTTATTTCGAGCAGATGAATCTGGCGAGGCACTTTATATTGTTCATTCAGGTGAAGTGCGTTTATTCCACTTGACGCATGAAGGAGATGAACAACTTTTGCGTGTGCTATATCCAGGTGATTTTACTGGAGAGTGGTCATTATTCAATACAGTGCAAAATGATGAAACGTTTGCGCAAGTAACAATGGATAGTGAGATTTGTGTTATTCCTGTTGATAAGTTTCAAGAGATGTTGTTGGATTATCCGCAAGTGGCTTTGAAATTACTGGAAGAGATGTCTCGTCGCTTGAGTCAATCACAAGAACAGACCATTCATATTGCTAATAGACCCATCGCGAAACGTTTAGCCTGGTACTTGACGAGTGAGATAGGTCCAGATAGGTCAACAGCAAAAGTACACTTACCATTGTCAAGAAAGGATTTAGCAACGTACCTTGGCACAACACCGGAGTCTATTACGCGTGCCTTTAAGCAATTGGAAGAGCGTGGCTTAATAGACCAATTGAGCTCAGATGTGATTGTTGTTCCTGTTGTGGATGAATTGCGCTTTTATATATAA
- a CDS encoding mechanosensitive ion channel family protein, whose product MVQMIENLRDTGLLFWIGAIGGFLLILAAWGILRVMISRRVKSNRLKSMLNVVLNWVGVLVVAIYIFQYLGRTSWMTRPLFALGETDVTPQLIIVLAFSVIIAYRLSGILTDHILPNIYERYNIETSVSATINTLVHYSLMIIMVIVALNSLGFSFTSLAIFGSVIGVGLGFGLQNIMNNFISGLIILFDRPIRVGDRVIIDDTFTDIEEIKIRHTIVRTRLNERIIIPNSYFLENKFINRSYSNKRLRVTVEVGIEYGDSIELADQQLREAVYDLQDTEYAYKVRDPQPEVYCEAFGDNDVQLRLFFWIDDQSSQTEFILPDLVRRNIYKRFYDVGLNFAFPRRDLYLVNSNFGDDKKIPNVTEEPR is encoded by the coding sequence ATGGTACAGATGATTGAAAATTTAAGAGACACAGGGTTATTATTTTGGATCGGAGCGATAGGTGGCTTTTTATTGATTTTAGCTGCTTGGGGAATATTACGTGTGATGATTTCACGCCGTGTGAAGTCTAATCGCCTAAAATCAATGTTGAATGTTGTATTGAATTGGGTAGGTGTGCTTGTAGTTGCAATCTATATTTTTCAATACTTGGGTCGAACAAGTTGGATGACCAGACCATTATTTGCACTTGGAGAGACAGATGTAACGCCACAACTTATTATTGTGCTAGCATTCTCCGTCATTATTGCATATCGTCTATCAGGCATATTGACTGATCACATTTTGCCGAATATATATGAACGGTACAATATTGAAACAAGTGTAAGTGCAACGATTAATACGCTCGTTCATTATTCATTAATGATTATTATGGTAATTGTTGCCCTTAATTCATTAGGATTTAGCTTTACTAGTCTAGCGATCTTCGGTTCTGTTATCGGGGTTGGACTTGGTTTTGGATTACAAAATATCATGAATAACTTTATTTCGGGTCTTATTATTTTATTCGACCGACCAATTCGTGTAGGAGACCGAGTAATTATTGATGACACATTTACTGATATTGAAGAGATAAAAATTCGACACACCATTGTAAGAACACGATTGAACGAACGTATTATTATTCCGAATTCCTACTTCTTGGAGAATAAATTTATTAACCGGTCGTATTCGAATAAACGATTAAGAGTAACGGTTGAAGTGGGAATTGAGTATGGTGATAGTATTGAATTAGCGGATCAGCAATTACGTGAGGCGGTATATGATCTGCAGGATACCGAATATGCGTATAAAGTGCGTGATCCACAACCTGAAGTTTATTGTGAGGCATTCGGTGATAATGATGTTCAGTTGAGATTGTTTTTCTGGATAGATGATCAATCATCACAGACAGAGTTTATTTTACCAGATTTAGTTCGACGCAATATTTACAAACGTTTCTACGATGTTGGTTTGAACTTTGCTTTCCCACGTCGCGATCTGTATTTGGTTAACAGTAACTTCGGTGATGATAAAAAAATACCAAATGTAACAGAAGAACCAAGATAA